One genomic region from Candidatus Xiphinematobacter sp. encodes:
- a CDS encoding aspartate kinase has protein sequence MSLIVQKYGGTSVSTPQRIKKVAYHILKTQRTPHSVIAVVSAMSGTTSSLIQLAREITRHPTGREMDALLATGEQVATALTAMAINAMGGNAVPLMGWQAGILTDSIHTRARIRDILPNNQIQEHLQRGSIVVIAGFQGRTSSGQITTLGRGGSDLTAVAISSALKADSCEIYTDVDGVFTCDPRIVPRAQKIEVVSYDELLEMASSGSKVMQSRSVEFAKKFNVPFEVRSSLNNNRGTIVKEEAAGMEDIVVRGISIEKNQAKVTICQVPDRPGSASHIFHTLAETNIVVDIIIQNVSAAGTTDISFTMNKEDLEKIGPALESAASEIGAGKIVKHDGIAKLSVVGIGMRSHSGVAAKLFESLSQGSINIQMISTSEIKIAVIIDEELSTKAACLVHSAFNLEKN, from the coding sequence ATGTCTCTCATTGTCCAAAAGTACGGGGGAACTTCTGTCAGCACCCCGCAGCGTATCAAAAAGGTCGCCTACCATATTCTGAAGACTCAGCGCACTCCCCATTCCGTTATAGCCGTAGTTTCCGCCATGTCCGGAACAACCAGCTCTCTGATTCAATTAGCTAGGGAGATTACCCGTCATCCAACGGGGCGAGAAATGGATGCCCTGCTTGCCACGGGAGAGCAGGTCGCCACGGCGCTTACAGCTATGGCAATCAACGCGATGGGAGGGAATGCCGTACCACTAATGGGTTGGCAGGCAGGCATTCTCACGGATAGTATCCACACTAGGGCGAGAATCCGAGATATCCTTCCTAATAACCAAATCCAAGAACATCTTCAAAGAGGATCCATCGTCGTCATAGCTGGATTCCAGGGACGAACCTCTTCTGGTCAAATCACAACACTCGGACGCGGCGGATCTGACCTAACGGCTGTCGCCATTTCTAGCGCACTTAAGGCGGACAGTTGTGAGATTTACACTGACGTAGACGGAGTTTTCACGTGCGATCCACGCATTGTCCCCAGAGCGCAAAAAATCGAGGTCGTCTCCTACGATGAGCTACTGGAAATGGCTAGCTCTGGATCCAAGGTCATGCAATCACGATCTGTAGAATTTGCCAAGAAGTTTAACGTCCCATTCGAAGTGCGAAGCAGTCTAAATAACAATCGAGGAACTATTGTGAAAGAAGAGGCAGCTGGTATGGAGGATATCGTTGTCCGTGGGATCAGCATAGAGAAGAACCAGGCGAAAGTAACTATTTGTCAGGTCCCCGACCGTCCTGGAAGTGCATCTCACATTTTCCATACGCTAGCTGAAACTAATATAGTTGTGGACATAATCATACAAAACGTCTCTGCGGCCGGTACGACTGATATTTCCTTTACAATGAATAAGGAAGATCTTGAAAAAATTGGACCTGCGCTTGAGTCGGCAGCATCGGAGATTGGAGCTGGAAAAATTGTCAAACATGATGGGATTGCCAAGCTCAGCGTGGTGGGAATCGGTATGCGTAGCCATTCTGGAGTCGCTGCGAAACTCTTTGAGAGTCTCAGTCAGGGCAGCATTAATATTCAGATGATTTCAACATCTGAGATTAAAATTGCTGTGATTATTGATGAAGAACTTTCCACAAAAGCTGCTTGCCTTGTTCATAGTGCCTTTAATTTGGAAAAAAACTAA
- the rpsI gene encoding 30S ribosomal protein S9, translating to MPNNSTSSTSTGRRKTAVAHLQIKPGKGVIKVNDKDFVEYFPSISMQNEVLRPLELVRSMHTFDLTVKTKGGGIAGQAGALRLAISRALILTDASFRPILKKEGMLTRDPRMKERKKTGQPGARRRFQFSKR from the coding sequence ATGCCTAATAATTCAACCTCCTCCACCTCCACGGGGCGTCGCAAGACTGCTGTTGCACATCTCCAGATCAAACCAGGGAAAGGCGTCATTAAAGTTAATGACAAGGACTTTGTGGAGTATTTCCCCAGTATCTCAATGCAAAATGAGGTCCTGCGCCCACTGGAGCTGGTACGTTCTATGCACACCTTCGACCTTACAGTTAAAACCAAAGGGGGAGGGATTGCGGGGCAGGCAGGCGCCTTGCGCCTAGCTATTTCCCGCGCCCTCATTCTCACAGACGCTTCCTTTCGACCAATCCTAAAAAAGGAAGGTATGCTCACCCGTGATCCTCGCATGAAAGAACGTAAAAAGACAGGACAACCCGGAGCTCGTAGGCGTTTCCAGTTCTCCAAGCGTTAG
- a CDS encoding rhomboid family intramembrane serine protease, translating into MKWTDTGKKIDIRTVLVCVNTAIFLVLYLLPCSGQVFVEKWFGLNSRSVLCGAAWQILTYQFIHAAPFHLLANMLPLWVTGEIVEARLGLRRFLILYLVGGAVGGLTQLILRDSEAEILGASAAVCSVLMGFCTLHARHYITAVFFFFIPIKLPARLLGWGIVFVSLAFAIMGLFPGIGHLAHASGCIFGFLTTRFWIKKMVAFQRK; encoded by the coding sequence ATGAAGTGGACAGATACGGGAAAGAAAATAGACATCAGAACAGTGCTGGTTTGCGTGAACACCGCCATCTTTTTGGTACTCTATCTGCTTCCTTGTTCTGGACAAGTATTTGTGGAAAAGTGGTTTGGGCTGAACTCAAGAAGCGTCCTTTGTGGAGCAGCCTGGCAGATACTTACTTACCAGTTTATTCATGCGGCTCCATTCCATCTTTTGGCAAACATGCTGCCTCTATGGGTTACTGGGGAGATTGTAGAGGCAAGATTGGGGTTGCGACGGTTTTTAATTCTCTACTTAGTAGGTGGAGCCGTAGGCGGGTTAACACAACTTATCTTGCGGGATTCAGAGGCAGAAATACTGGGAGCTTCGGCGGCAGTGTGTTCAGTACTTATGGGCTTCTGTACCCTCCACGCGCGGCATTATATTACTGCAGTATTCTTTTTCTTCATTCCCATAAAACTACCGGCGAGACTTTTGGGCTGGGGAATTGTCTTCGTTTCGCTAGCGTTTGCGATAATGGGTTTATTTCCAGGAATTGGACATCTTGCCCATGCGAGTGGATGTATTTTTGGATTTCTCACCACGCGCTTCTGGATCAAGAAGATGGTAGCTTTCCAAAGGAAGTGA
- a CDS encoding threonine synthase: MKQPAWQGHGIINRYRHLLPLQASTPVVSLGEGSTPLVYSSWLSKSVGEGNEVYIKCEGLNPTGSFKDRGMTVAISEAVERHVQIVICASTGNTSAAAAAYAARAGLSCVVLLPHGQIAAGKLLQAFLCGAKIISLHGSFDDALNIIRQLSRDPIVEIVNSINPLRIEGQKTAAFEVVDELGEAPDFHFLPIGNAGNITAYWRGYREYFTSGKCGILPKMIGFQALGAAPLVLRHIVPNPDTVASAIRIGNPASWRSAASALKQSRGFVDTVTDTEILSAQVQLARKEGIFVEPASAASIAGLLKCVALCPERSIIQKVQEGARIVCTVTGHGLKDPNTPVGTDMCPIESDATVDSVRNILEIG; encoded by the coding sequence ATGAAACAGCCCGCATGGCAAGGTCATGGAATCATTAATCGCTATCGGCATCTACTGCCACTGCAAGCCTCCACTCCAGTGGTCTCTCTAGGCGAGGGATCAACCCCATTAGTGTATTCTTCCTGGTTGAGTAAGTCCGTTGGAGAAGGGAATGAAGTATATATTAAGTGCGAAGGACTCAACCCAACGGGGTCCTTTAAGGATCGAGGAATGACGGTCGCCATTTCAGAGGCGGTAGAGCGTCATGTTCAGATCGTGATCTGTGCCTCTACGGGGAATACTTCTGCGGCGGCTGCCGCCTATGCAGCTCGTGCTGGGCTCTCCTGTGTTGTCCTCCTACCTCATGGGCAAATAGCTGCTGGTAAGCTGCTTCAGGCATTTCTTTGCGGCGCGAAAATTATTTCCCTACATGGCAGTTTTGACGATGCACTAAACATCATCCGGCAACTCTCCAGAGATCCTATAGTAGAAATTGTCAACTCAATTAACCCCTTACGTATTGAGGGACAGAAAACTGCTGCTTTTGAGGTGGTAGACGAACTGGGAGAAGCGCCAGATTTTCACTTTTTGCCGATTGGAAACGCCGGAAATATTACGGCCTATTGGCGTGGCTATCGTGAGTACTTTACTTCCGGAAAATGTGGCATCTTACCCAAAATGATTGGCTTTCAGGCTCTGGGTGCCGCTCCGCTAGTCCTTAGACATATTGTACCGAATCCTGACACTGTTGCTTCCGCCATTCGGATTGGTAATCCTGCTAGCTGGAGATCAGCTGCCTCTGCTCTTAAACAATCTCGCGGATTTGTAGATACCGTCACCGACACTGAGATCCTCTCTGCGCAGGTTCAACTTGCCAGGAAAGAGGGAATTTTTGTAGAGCCTGCGAGTGCTGCCTCCATCGCCGGGCTGCTCAAGTGTGTTGCCTTATGCCCAGAGCGATCCATTATCCAGAAGGTGCAGGAAGGCGCTCGCATTGTCTGTACAGTAACCGGGCATGGTCTGAAAGATCCCAATACTCCGGTGGGAACTGACATGTGTCCCATTGAATCGGACGCTACGGTAGATTCAGTTCGAAACATTTTGGAGATAGGGTAA
- a CDS encoding RsmD family RNA methyltransferase, with product MRVIAGSAGSIRFQAIPRGVRPTTARIREAIFSSLGDAVIGARVLDLFAGVGTLGIEALSRGAASAVLVEHAERCSKCIRHNLMRTRLSAVVQTVDVFRFINFHTECDSFDLVFADPPYARSTMDGQDPASRLCGSRSLIQAISPPGIFVLEAFRKFHLPKNCSWTPLKEKSLNGTAILFLTRSNDLEPISL from the coding sequence ATGCGTGTCATTGCAGGATCAGCAGGAAGTATTAGATTCCAGGCAATTCCTAGGGGTGTACGTCCTACGACGGCTCGAATACGCGAGGCGATTTTTTCTAGCCTAGGTGATGCTGTTATTGGTGCCCGTGTCTTAGATCTTTTTGCTGGAGTCGGAACGCTTGGAATTGAGGCGCTTAGCCGAGGCGCAGCCTCCGCCGTCCTCGTAGAACACGCAGAACGCTGTTCAAAATGCATACGACACAATTTAATGAGAACCAGACTTTCCGCTGTTGTTCAAACTGTGGACGTTTTTCGATTTATTAATTTCCATACAGAATGCGATAGCTTTGATCTGGTCTTTGCAGACCCTCCCTACGCCAGAAGTACCATGGATGGGCAAGATCCCGCTTCTCGACTTTGTGGCTCTCGATCTCTCATCCAAGCTATTTCTCCTCCAGGGATTTTTGTGCTAGAGGCGTTTCGAAAATTCCACCTCCCGAAAAATTGTAGCTGGACTCCACTAAAAGAAAAAAGCTTGAACGGAACAGCTATCTTATTCCTAACTAGATCCAATGATCTGGAGCCGATTTCTTTATAA
- a CDS encoding MFS transporter translates to MKKISHFTLGIVLFTILIDMIGFGIVIPVLPLYAEGGRFQASSLQLGWLLGMFSLVQLVMAPLIGKLSDQVGRKPVLFLSMICTALGFIIMGAATKLWMLFLARVIAGASGGNIATVQACIADITTPDQRSKSMGLVGAAFGLGFVLGPALGGVLSACIASCAPFYFAAALALCNAFFIAIFFPETLSTDRRAQSSKRTSLAEVFVGSQSVLISTILVAYLASISGFAMMTSLFALFNAKRLGYGVSQTGYLLTYVGVLGILIQGWLLRHLLQRLVEKQLAATGSLILASGLFLLPFCSNFASILGVLVLIALGNGLVTPTLNGLASRCSSPQIQGRVIGLMQASGSLGRFLGPLIAMALVGWDTPAQYGRIPIWVGASLSFIAFCLAVTFPQKKPPPSATDLSPSHLQ, encoded by the coding sequence TTGAAAAAGATTTCCCACTTCACGCTAGGAATTGTTCTCTTTACCATACTAATCGACATGATTGGGTTCGGTATTGTCATACCCGTGCTCCCCCTATATGCCGAAGGAGGGAGGTTTCAGGCGAGCTCTTTGCAGCTGGGATGGTTGTTAGGGATGTTTTCTCTAGTACAATTGGTGATGGCGCCCCTTATTGGGAAGCTCTCCGACCAAGTAGGTCGTAAGCCAGTTCTTTTTCTCAGCATGATCTGTACGGCCCTTGGATTTATTATTATGGGTGCGGCAACAAAATTGTGGATGCTTTTTTTGGCGCGGGTTATTGCTGGAGCTAGTGGGGGGAATATTGCTACTGTACAGGCCTGTATCGCTGATATTACTACCCCTGACCAACGCTCGAAATCTATGGGGTTGGTTGGGGCAGCGTTCGGACTTGGGTTTGTCCTGGGGCCTGCATTGGGCGGAGTACTAAGTGCATGCATTGCATCTTGCGCTCCTTTCTATTTTGCGGCGGCACTCGCCCTTTGTAACGCATTCTTCATCGCCATTTTCTTCCCAGAAACCCTCTCCACGGACCGCCGAGCACAATCCTCCAAGAGAACTTCCCTTGCAGAGGTATTTGTGGGCAGTCAAAGCGTCCTTATTAGCACTATCCTTGTTGCTTACCTGGCATCTATTTCCGGATTCGCTATGATGACCAGTCTGTTTGCGTTATTTAACGCGAAGCGGCTGGGTTACGGAGTCAGTCAAACTGGGTATTTGCTAACCTACGTTGGAGTACTAGGTATCCTGATTCAGGGATGGTTATTGCGCCATCTTCTGCAAAGGCTTGTCGAAAAACAATTAGCTGCTACAGGTTCCCTCATCTTGGCTAGTGGGCTTTTCTTACTTCCTTTCTGCAGTAATTTTGCGTCCATCTTGGGGGTACTTGTCCTTATTGCCCTAGGGAATGGCCTAGTCACACCTACGCTAAACGGGCTTGCCTCGCGCTGCTCTAGCCCTCAAATTCAGGGAAGAGTCATTGGCCTAATGCAGGCATCTGGAAGTTTGGGGAGATTTTTAGGGCCGCTTATAGCCATGGCGCTCGTAGGATGGGATACACCAGCACAGTATGGGCGTATCCCAATCTGGGTGGGCGCTTCTCTCTCCTTTATTGCCTTTTGTTTGGCGGTGACCTTTCCTCAAAAGAAGCCTCCTCCTTCGGCCACCGACCTCTCTCCTTCCCACTTGCAATGA
- a CDS encoding trypsin-like peptidase domain-containing protein translates to MPSVVSITAVQQAAVFNDSFSKFFGVTTLVELPPQLGSGVMVSQEGHIVTNLHVIGGALVVRVHLNDGRILSAKVLGTDPFTDLAILKVRGAGFIPLELGNSDEVRVGQAVIAVGNPYGLQETVTQGIISAKGRRGFSETVNEFFQTDAAINPGNSGGPLIDLDGRIIAINNSILSDKGGWQGISFAIPSNTVRRVFNDIRAHGRVVHTWLGVLTAPLTASLSASLGMPPGHHGVFIYRVLQGSPAKQAGIRPGDIIISFDGKNVYDGVSLRNLVTETQVGQKVSIKILRDRSEKQVEATIEKSPKT, encoded by the coding sequence ATGCCGTCAGTTGTAAGCATCACCGCCGTCCAGCAGGCAGCTGTCTTTAACGACAGTTTTAGTAAGTTTTTTGGGGTTACCACGTTGGTTGAACTTCCTCCTCAACTTGGTTCTGGGGTAATGGTATCCCAAGAAGGTCATATTGTAACTAATCTGCATGTCATTGGAGGGGCCTTAGTTGTCCGAGTCCACCTTAATGACGGAAGAATTCTCTCAGCAAAGGTTTTAGGAACTGATCCTTTTACCGATTTGGCGATTCTTAAAGTAAGAGGCGCCGGCTTTATTCCCCTAGAGTTAGGAAATTCAGATGAGGTGAGAGTCGGACAGGCAGTTATTGCTGTAGGAAACCCTTACGGTCTTCAGGAGACCGTTACGCAGGGAATTATTAGTGCTAAAGGCCGGCGCGGTTTTAGCGAAACAGTAAACGAGTTTTTCCAGACCGATGCTGCCATTAACCCGGGAAATTCTGGAGGTCCATTGATTGACCTGGATGGAAGAATCATTGCTATTAACAACTCAATTCTTTCCGACAAGGGAGGCTGGCAGGGAATAAGCTTTGCTATCCCCTCTAACACGGTAAGGCGCGTTTTTAACGATATTAGAGCGCATGGACGCGTGGTCCACACTTGGTTGGGTGTTCTTACTGCTCCATTGACTGCCTCTCTGTCGGCATCCCTCGGCATGCCCCCTGGGCACCATGGAGTCTTCATTTACAGAGTTCTTCAGGGCTCTCCTGCAAAGCAAGCAGGAATTAGACCTGGAGATATCATTATTAGCTTTGATGGGAAGAATGTGTACGATGGCGTCAGCCTAAGAAACCTTGTTACTGAAACTCAGGTAGGCCAGAAAGTCTCTATAAAAATCCTGCGTGACCGCTCCGAAAAACAGGTTGAGGCAACCATCGAAAAGAGCCCCAAAACTTAA
- the rplM gene encoding 50S ribosomal protein L13 produces MSTYSAKTGEIKRKWWVIDAESQRLGHVAVKAASLLRGKHKVAFTPHVDTGDFVIVINAEKIQIGGRKETAKTYTSFSGYVGGHKSRSFRDYRKRRPEFLIEHAVRGMLPHNRLGRSVYRKLKVYRGRLHPHAAQGPEPL; encoded by the coding sequence ATGAGTACGTATTCTGCCAAAACTGGGGAAATAAAACGTAAATGGTGGGTAATCGATGCTGAGAGTCAGCGTCTGGGGCACGTTGCTGTTAAAGCGGCCAGTCTGCTCCGAGGCAAACACAAAGTTGCTTTTACTCCCCATGTAGATACGGGGGATTTTGTTATCGTAATCAACGCGGAGAAGATCCAGATAGGTGGAAGGAAGGAAACTGCTAAGACTTATACGAGCTTCTCTGGATATGTTGGGGGACATAAGTCGCGCTCTTTTCGCGATTACAGGAAACGCCGTCCGGAATTTCTTATTGAGCATGCTGTTAGGGGGATGCTCCCACATAATCGTTTGGGACGCAGTGTCTATCGCAAACTAAAAGTCTACCGGGGACGCTTACACCCCCATGCTGCACAAGGTCCAGAACCCCTCTAA